Sequence from the Planctomycetota bacterium genome:
CGGTGACGGGACGCTGTTGAGCGTTGCTCGGCGGCTCGGTGGGCGACAGGTGCCGGTGATGGGCGTGAACTACGGCCGGCTGGGGTTCCTGGCCAATTTCACGCCCGAAGAACTGCACCCGTCGTTCGAGCAGTTCCTACGCGGCGAGCTGCCGATCAATCCCAGGCAGATGTTGGACGTGAGCGTCGTGCCTCACACCAGCGGGTGCGATTGGCTCAACGACGAGTCGGTCGCTCGCAACCGACGTTTCCACACGCTCGGGCTCAACGACGCGGTGCTCACCGCCGGGCAGCCGTTTCACATGATCGACATGGAGCTGAGCGTCGACGGCGACAGCGGCGTGCGGTACTTCGGCGATGGCGTGATCGTGTCGACGCCCAGCGGCTCGACGGCGTACAACGTTTCGGCCGGTGGACCGATTCTCAATCCGCCGGTGCAGGGGTTCTGCATCACGCCGATCTGCCCGCACTCGCTCAGCTTCAGGCCGGTGGTCATCGCCAGCACCTGCAAGATCGCGGTTCATGCGCGGAGCGTGAACGACGGAACCACGCTCGTGGTGGACGGGCAGGATTGTTGCCGGATGCACGCCGGCGATCGCGTCGTGCTCCGTAAGGCACCGCAGGACTTGCTTCTCGTGGAGAATCCGGCCGCGCGGCGTTGGCGGGCGTTGGCCGAAAAGCTGCATTGGGCCAGCACCCCGCGTTACAACCCCGCGGACATGCAGGACGAGTGATTGCCGCCGCTTGCGAGTAAATACTTGCAACCCAGCGGGTTTTCGCCGATGTTGGGATCGGATTAAGCCATGCTCGAAATTCTCAACGAAGGTATCCAGCGCGTCCAAGCACTACCCGAGGGGGATCAGGGCCCGTTGACGACCTGGCTCTACGGCTGGGTCATCGTCAACGTGATTTACTACCTGGTTCTCGGGGTGGTCGTGATTTGGCTGGGGATCCGGATCATCAACGCGATGATGTCCGCATTGCGTGAGGCCAACCGTGTCGCCGCGCAAACGCCCGGCGGGTGAGTGTTCAGGGGTGTATCCGGTGCTTGCCGTCGAAGAGTTTCATCCGTTCTTTTTCCTGCTGCCCGATTCCCTCGGGTTGCTGGAGTATCTGTTCATCATCGAACTGGCATGGCTGGTGGCGATGGCGATCTACGGATTCGCATTGCGCAAGCTCGTCCGCAACCCGCGCGACAGCGTGGTCGTGTTTCACCGGATCTTCTGGCGCATCTTCCTATATCCGAAGAAGACCGCCGCGCTCGAGGCGTACGACGCGCCGATGAGCGTGGCGACGCTCGACGACTTCGACGCGCCGATCCTCGACATCCCTGCCGACGACGGCTGGTCGAGCGGATCGGCGGAGGCTTCGTTCGGCACATCCAACGCCGACACGGCCGGCGGTACGTCGGTTGGTGGAACGGGGATGGGCGTCGACATGCCCGGTGCCGATGTTGACGTCGACATGCTCGCGGAGATGGACGGCCCGCCGCCCGAGCCCGAACCGATGGCCGCCGAGGACACCGGCGAGATCGAGATCAACGTCGAGCTTCAGTCCAACGCGCCGGGCCTCGCGGTGGCCGGCATGGTGGGTGACACCATCACCGTTCGCGTCCCTTGTAGCGCCGAAGACGGCATCGCCAACCGCCACGTCGTTCACGCCCTTTGCCACGTTCTGCAACTCGAAAGCTATCAGATCACGCTCCTACGCGGCCACGCCAAGGGCAGCAAGACCTTCCGCCTCGCTGGGACGTCGCTGCAGAAGGTGCAGCAACGGGTGATGTCGGCGTCGAACTAGCGTTATCAGATTCTTTGCGCTGTATGCGTTATCGGTCACGAGCGGTTGGCTAACGAGCATGGCGGGGGCGTGTCCGATACATTCTGATGATGACCGTTGCTCGCCAGATCGCTGCCACTGTTATTGCCGTGACGGGTTTGTCGGTGCTCGTCGCCGCCCAGACCACGCGGCCCGGAGCCGCCGAGGTCGCCGAGGAGACTTCCGCGACGGCACCCGCCACGACGCCGGCGGACGAGGTGTCGGAGGAGGCGAGCGACGTGCTCGACGACATGTTCGCCGAGGATCCGATGAACGATCCGTCGAGCGCCGGCACCGCACTGCGAGCCGATCCGATTGCGCCGAGCTTTGATGTGTCGTCGGGTAGCGCGGCGGTTGATCCCACCGCGCCGACCTTACGGGTCATGCGTGAGGGGACGTTTTTGGTCGACCGGGTCGGCCGGGTCGAACGTAGCCGGGACGGTTCGTTGCCGATGTTCATCTTCGAATCCGACGGCGACGCGCTGCAGGACCCCCCGGTGATGCTCATGCCGAATCTGAAGTTGATGGCGCTCGAAGACGCGCTCGACGCCGCCGAGGGCGAGTCGCTCCGCTTCCGGATTACCGGCGAACTGACCGAGTATCGCGGCCGCAACTACGTCCTGCTGCAAAAAGTCATCGTGGTGCAGTGATCCGCGTGGTGTAATGCACACGTGTCGCTCGCCGCGCCGATTGCGTTATTACTGTTGCTGCCGTGGTTGGCGGTGGCGTGGTGGTTGATGCGAGGGCGAGGGGCGTCGGCGGTGGTGCCGCACTTGCCGCTGTGGCCGGCGACACGCTCGGCATCGACGGCGCGATCGCGTCGCTTGCCGCCTTGGTACATGATGCTCATGCTGCTGGCGTTGCTGGCGGGGATCGTGGGGCTTGCCGAGCCGCGGACGAATCGAACGTCGATCACTGTCGTGTTCGATCGTGGGCTGACGATGCCGCCGACTCGTGCGGCCGACTTGCCGGTCGGCGATTACCTGGGGGTCAACGTGCCCGCCAACGCGGTGCGTTCGGTGCCGTGGCGCACGGACCTCGGCCAAGCGCGGCGTGAACATCCCGACGCGTTGTTCGTCACCGATCAGCCCATCGACGCCCTGCGGGCGCGACTGGCTGCAATCGAGAACGTCGGCATTGATCATGTCGGCGTCGACGAAACTGGTGTGCTTGTGCGGTTGCGTGGGCAAGGACAACGGGCCGTACGTATCGGGCAAGTTCATGCCGACGTTCGCGTTGATGGCTCGGCCGAGGTGGTGCTCGATGTGGCACCGACGACTGACCGGCTGGTTGTCGAACTCGCGCCGGCTGACGCGATCACGGCGGACGATCGTTTCTTTCTCGTTCGTGCGTCGGCCGAGCCACGCGTGGTTGTCGATGGTTCGGTCGATCCGGCGGTGGGTCGGTTCGCGGCGGTGTGGTCGACGGAGCGGGGTGGCGATGGCGTGCGTGTGTTGCTGACGACGGACGAAGCGGCATCGGGGCCGGCGGTGGTGTTCGCTCGTGGGCCGTTCGTGCCGGTCGCGGGTGCGTTGAGCGTTGTGCCCGGCCCGATCACGAACGACGTCCGCTGGGCACGCTGGTTGGACCAGGCGACAGCCGCTCCGATGCCCGAAGGCTTTCGGGCCGTCGTGAGCTTGGGCGGCGTGCCGGTGGTCGGTGAAAGTGCAGGCCGGGTGTGGATCGGCCTCGACCCCGCCAGCGTTTCGGCGCGGCCGGACTGGGTGGTGCTCCTGGCCAATGCGGTAACCCATGTGGGCGGTGCGCCGGTGTGGACGTCGGAGCCGATCACTGTTTTTCCCCCGGGTGAACTCGTTACCACAGCCGATCCGAGCTACGCACCCTCGCCGGGCATCTACGAGGTTGATGGTGTTCCCACGGCGTACAACGCGGCAGTGGCGGAGCCACGCGGGGCGCCGGGGCCGTTGGTCTTGCCGACGGAAACGTGGGCGGGCGTGAGTTATCGGCGGTCGTGTTTCGCGGTGGCGGCGGTGTTGTGGTTGTCGGGGCTGGCCGGTTGGTGGCGTCTGGGGCGTCCTTGACACCCCCATTGGGCAAACTTAACGTCACACGGTGCGGGCAAATGCTGATTTGCCGCTACACCATCGGCCCTGATTCGGCCGATCCCATACCTATCGCCCGGCCAATCGGGCGAGGTCCGACCTCCCACCTTCGCCCAGAGATTGCAATGCCCGACAGCTCCACGCCCGTTGCGGTGGTCGATGAAAAAGATGTTCGCATCATCGAATTCACCGACAGCAAAATTCTGGACGAAGCCAACATCGAGGAGATCGGTGCCAAGCTCTTTCAGCTCATCGGCGAGAAGGAACGCCCGAAGCTGATGTTGGATTTTTCCAACGTTGATCACCTCTCCAGTGCCGCACTTGGCAAGCTGATCCAGGCGAACAACGAGGTTCGCAATCGCAACGGCCAGCTCCGGCTTTGCGGGATCAAGCCGCAGATCTTTGAAGTCTTCGCGATCACCAAGCTCGATCAGATTTTCAAGATCTACCCGACCCGCAGCGACGCGATGGCCAGCTACAACTGAGCCGAATCGGCCCGATGCCATGATTCGTCGGGCCGGTGTGTTTGATCCCGTTTGACTGGTTCTGGAACGCTTTTTGTGGGGTAACACTCGAATCGTGGCAGGCATGTCAGCCAACTCGACCGCGACCAGCCCGCAAGGCCCTGACGATGGAACCTTGCGGTTTCACATCGTCTCGGATTTCGATGAGGGCAAGCGCGTCCAGAAGCGCATCCTCGATGAGGTCGAGCGGTACGACTTTAGCGCCGATGCGGTTTTCGCGATCAAGCTCGCCCTTGAGGAAGCATTGATCAACGCCATCAAGCATGGCAATCGGCTCGACCCCGACAAGCGGGTCAAGATCGAGGCGACGGTCGACGAAACCGCCGCCCGTATCATGATCCACGACGAGGGTGCGGGCTTCATCCGTGACAAGGTGCCCGACCCGACCCTCGAGGAGAACATCGAGAAGTGCAGCGGTCGGGGGATCCTGCTGATCGAGGCGTACATGACCGAGGCCGAGTGGACCGATCACGGACGCCGGCTCGAGATGGTCAAGCTCAACGCCGCCGAGCCGCCGACCGTGCCATAACCGTCGAGGCGGACATCGGGACGCGGTAGGTCGGTAGGTCTGGCGGCATACTGTCCACACCCCGCGTTCCGACTCCTTTCGCCTTGCCGCCATGTTTCTGCCGTTACGAACCGATGTCCCGCTGCGTCACACGCCGTACATGAACGGCGCGTTGATCTTGGTGAACATGGTGTTGTTCGCGGCGCAGTTGATTTTCAGCCCGCGGTTCAGCTTGGACGGTGGGATCACGCGGCCGGGTTTCGATCTCACGGCGTTCGGCGCGCTCCAGCCCCTTGATCCGCACTGGTGGAACTTCATCACCTACGCGTTCATGCATTCGCAGGCCGACCTGTTGCACCTGGTGTTCAACATGGTCTTTCTCTACATCTTCGGCAACGCCGTCAACGAAAAGCTTGGGCACTGGGGTTATCTCGGGCTGTACCTTGGCGGGGCGGCCTTTGCCGGACTGGCTCACGCGCTGGGCAGTCTCAACCCCGTCATCGGTGCGAGCGGCGCGATGTGGACCGTGATCGGTGCGTACATCGTGCTCTTCCCGCGGGCCCGGGTGACGGTGCTGTACTTTTTCTTTCTCATCGGAACGCTGGTCATCCCGGGCCTCTGGCTCGTGGGCATCTACCTCGTGCTCGACGTGCTCGGGTTGCTGGGCATCGGCATCTTCGGCGGCGGCAACACGGCCCATCTGGCTCACTTGGGCGGGGCATTGTTCGGCGTGGTGGTGTCGCTCGGATTGCTCTGGCTCAAGCTCCTGCCGCGCGACGACTTCGACGCGCTGGCGTTGATCAACCGATGGAACCGTCGCCGCCAGTTCCGCGACATGACCGCCCGTGGCTTCGATCCGTTCGACGCCACCGCGCGATTCGCCGACGAGAAGAAGTCACCGGCCAAGTCTGATCCGAAGCTCGATCAAATTCAGGACTTGCGTGCGGAGATTTCCGAGACGCTCGGCACGGGCGACGAGGAAAGCGCCGCCGAGAAGTACCGCCAACTCGTTGCCATCGACGAGCAGCAGGTGCTCAGCGCCCACAACCAACTGCTCGTCGCCGGCACTTACTACCGGCAAGGCGCCTACGCCGATGCGGCCGCCGGGTACGAACGTTACTTGCGTGTCTATCCGCGTCACGATCAGGCGGACCAGACGCGGTTTATGCTCGGTCTCATCTACAACCGCTACCTCGGCCGACCCGAAGACGCGAAGCGTCACCTCGAAGCCGTCGTGGACCGCCTGCACGATCCGGAAGAGGTCGAGATTGCACGGGAAGAGTTGGAAAAGACCAACGTTGCAGCCAAGTAGGAATCTTCGGCCGCAGTCAGGGTGACTCGTCGGATTGGCTTGGTGTCAACACCACTTCCCACACCTCCGGCGGGCACCACGTGCGGACGTGGTGGGTGCTGCAACCGAGCCC
This genomic interval carries:
- a CDS encoding BatA domain-containing protein translates to MSLAAPIALLLLLPWLAVAWWLMRGRGASAVVPHLPLWPATRSASTARSRRLPPWYMMLMLLALLAGIVGLAEPRTNRTSITVVFDRGLTMPPTRAADLPVGDYLGVNVPANAVRSVPWRTDLGQARREHPDALFVTDQPIDALRARLAAIENVGIDHVGVDETGVLVRLRGQGQRAVRIGQVHADVRVDGSAEVVLDVAPTTDRLVVELAPADAITADDRFFLVRASAEPRVVVDGSVDPAVGRFAAVWSTERGGDGVRVLLTTDEAASGPAVVFARGPFVPVAGALSVVPGPITNDVRWARWLDQATAAPMPEGFRAVVSLGGVPVVGESAGRVWIGLDPASVSARPDWVVLLANAVTHVGGAPVWTSEPITVFPPGELVTTADPSYAPSPGIYEVDGVPTAYNAAVAEPRGAPGPLVLPTETWAGVSYRRSCFAVAAVLWLSGLAGWWRLGRP
- a CDS encoding STAS domain-containing protein yields the protein MPDSSTPVAVVDEKDVRIIEFTDSKILDEANIEEIGAKLFQLIGEKERPKLMLDFSNVDHLSSAALGKLIQANNEVRNRNGQLRLCGIKPQIFEVFAITKLDQIFKIYPTRSDAMASYN
- a CDS encoding ATP-binding protein, which gives rise to MSANSTATSPQGPDDGTLRFHIVSDFDEGKRVQKRILDEVERYDFSADAVFAIKLALEEALINAIKHGNRLDPDKRVKIEATVDETAARIMIHDEGAGFIRDKVPDPTLEENIEKCSGRGILLIEAYMTEAEWTDHGRRLEMVKLNAAEPPTVP
- a CDS encoding NAD(+)/NADH kinase, translating into MRLLIVATLNKPRVKPAVEALLPWLAERVELVGVDDGYDGDHEDAAGDYIPSHEGVIPVDIEDDNVECDLETIDMDAVLVLGGDGTLLSVARRLGGRQVPVMGVNYGRLGFLANFTPEELHPSFEQFLRGELPINPRQMLDVSVVPHTSGCDWLNDESVARNRRFHTLGLNDAVLTAGQPFHMIDMELSVDGDSGVRYFGDGVIVSTPSGSTAYNVSAGGPILNPPVQGFCITPICPHSLSFRPVVIASTCKIAVHARSVNDGTTLVVDGQDCCRMHAGDRVVLRKAPQDLLLVENPAARRWRALAEKLHWASTPRYNPADMQDE
- a CDS encoding DUF167 family protein encodes the protein MSPRKRPAGECSGVYPVLAVEEFHPFFFLLPDSLGLLEYLFIIELAWLVAMAIYGFALRKLVRNPRDSVVVFHRIFWRIFLYPKKTAALEAYDAPMSVATLDDFDAPILDIPADDGWSSGSAEASFGTSNADTAGGTSVGGTGMGVDMPGADVDVDMLAEMDGPPPEPEPMAAEDTGEIEINVELQSNAPGLAVAGMVGDTITVRVPCSAEDGIANRHVVHALCHVLQLESYQITLLRGHAKGSKTFRLAGTSLQKVQQRVMSASN
- a CDS encoding rhomboid family intramembrane serine protease: MFLPLRTDVPLRHTPYMNGALILVNMVLFAAQLIFSPRFSLDGGITRPGFDLTAFGALQPLDPHWWNFITYAFMHSQADLLHLVFNMVFLYIFGNAVNEKLGHWGYLGLYLGGAAFAGLAHALGSLNPVIGASGAMWTVIGAYIVLFPRARVTVLYFFFLIGTLVIPGLWLVGIYLVLDVLGLLGIGIFGGGNTAHLAHLGGALFGVVVSLGLLWLKLLPRDDFDALALINRWNRRRQFRDMTARGFDPFDATARFADEKKSPAKSDPKLDQIQDLRAEISETLGTGDEESAAEKYRQLVAIDEQQVLSAHNQLLVAGTYYRQGAYADAAAGYERYLRVYPRHDQADQTRFMLGLIYNRYLGRPEDAKRHLEAVVDRLHDPEEVEIAREELEKTNVAAK